CTTACTACGGAAGACATTGATGGTCTGAGGGTGGGAGAGGGGTTGGTGCATAAGAGAGCCAAATTGAGCATTCTCAATGCCTCTTCGGAGGAGTAGCTTGAACCAAGCTTTGGATCCACAAGCTCTAGCAGGATTCCTTGCTCTTCTAGGACATAGGCCTTCAATCACATGTAAAAGAAGCAAAGCAAAAAACAGTCATGATCTTATGTGCCAAGTTAGAGAAGATAAAACGCATGAGAGATTATATGGGTACAAAAAGCTACAAAAATTTAACACCAAATATGTCGAGAAAGGAGGTTTGAAGAGTTTGCCTGATGAGAGATCCCACATTGAAAcaacaacattaaatttttgtgtAAACTTCATTTTGGCAAGTTGTTTTTGTCCCACACCTCCCTACATCATCCCCCAACTAATATGTTAGTTTTGACACTCATTTGGAGAAGGTAGATTGGATATTGAATGACCCCATAGTTTAGGGTAGATAGCTGAACTCAACCATTTCATTTAGtttcaagaaatttgattggttatgcttgttattttcatttcagGTTCCTAGCACAAAGATTGACAAAACCCCTCCCAAGTTCTTCACACATTGGGATCCAGACTCTAAAATGTTTACAGttagtttgtttaatatttgcTCAACTGCTTCCAATGTTTTTAGATGTGATTTGGCACAAAAATTGACAGTTTGATTGAACAGTCTACCTAGTCTGAGTTGTTTATAAGTCACTGGACTAAAAACCTTCTGTAACCTAGACATGTCATTTGATTGCCAGTGGGTCAACTCTTGGTCTTAATTCTCATtgtagctctctctctctcagtttaTTTTGGCACCTACTGATGCAACCAAGTAGACCAACTTACCTGTTGGCTGAATTGGGCTGgacaatcttttctttctctttcataggCCACTTGCTAGTCTGGTTAAAATAcactgaattttcttttttcaagtttttttgttGGTCTGTTCTTGCTAATGGTCTGTTCTTGCTAATGGTAACTTATCTGACCCTTTTTTTTGTGTCTGTCAATGTGAAGttgcaattatattttaaaatcaagcCACCAGAGGCAAACAAACCTCAACCTGCCCCTGCAGCTAACGGCATAGTGGCCCCTGGTGTCCCACCAAGGCCTTTGCCACCACCACCCCAAGGTCCATCCCCACCACTTCCTCCAACACAAGGAAGGCCATCTGGTGCACCTCTTGGAAATCCTCCTAGAGCCCCTCCTCCAATGCCTGCTTCATTCCCACCACCACCTCCTACAGCAAATGGCCCTAGGCCCATGTCTTTTGGTGGGACTCCACCTATCCCTCCCCCACCTCCTATTGGTAGCGGCATGATGGCGAATTTCACTCTTGGTAATAGGCCTCCAATGCCTCCCTCACATGGTTTTCAACCCCAACATATAAAAGGCCAGGGTGTTCGTccaccgccaccaccttctAGCATGGGGCAACATGTCCTCAGGCCACCCTCATCTCAGTAAGCAATTCTCTATGTAGTAGTTGCACCAGAACTGTGTTCGACTACTCTGCTTCGATATGTAGCTACGTCCAAGCTGGTACTTTGAAATGTTTATTTTGCTATGTCTTTAAAGCTTTGAGTATCTTTGAGACTGCAGAGATAATATGATTGCCCTCACATGTTTGctatttgttctctctctctctctctctccctctctcatagAGGAAGCCAACGTTTATTGTAACTGGCTTAGGACTCACTAGCTCATAGATAAGTACCAAGTTAGCACTTATGAGTAAGTGCTTCAATATTGCTAAGGGACACCAAACTTATGCTAATGAATGGGTGGCTAGAGCTCTTTTTATTCTTGATTCTCTGGAGAAACTCTTTATATCACTGCAGGTAATGGAAGATAAATCTTACTATTTCAGACAACCAACCTTAACAATTTGTCAATCAATTCAAAGAGTTCAATAAAAGAGGAGGCTTTCATGTGAACAAGCATGtctaaaggaagaaaaaaagaaagaaagaaagaaagaaagaaagaaagctttaAACGGACTATATGTACATTgatgttttgaattattttagccacatttatctttagtttcactcaaaacagaGTACAATATTTTTACTCCTGTCATGATTAATAGATAAATTGTTCAGGGCACGCTCAATAAATAACAGGATCCAGTTATAGAAGGCAGCCTGCTTTTGACATACACAACTGGCTATGTTGCTCCTCTCCTTTTGCTCATAATTAACATGTATTGGTGGGACTGTTACTGATATATGTTAGAAATATTGTGGTTATCTCCTATTAGCTGATATTATGCTTAGTGTTCACTGGttctacgatcgagcgcaagtggagtgcgatcgatcgcaaaatatcAAAAACCTACTGGTtccgcgatcgagcgcatgcccaatgtgcgttcgagcgcaaaatgtcgaaaacctactggtactgcgatcgagcgtaagtggagtgcgatcgatcgcaaaaggtcaaaaacctactggtactgtgatcgatcgcacacgattgtgcgatcgagcccagataattttttttaaaatttttttaggaccattagggtccactttgtggacgctaatggttaactatcagcgtccactttggtttggacgttgatagttaaattttttttttaaaaaaatttttttaggaccattagggtccactttgtggatgctaatggttaactatcaacgtccactttggtttggacgctgatagttaattttttattttttatttttttaggaccattagggtccactttgtggacgctaatggttaactatctgCGTctactttggtttggacgctaatagttaatttttttttaaaattttttttttttaggaccattaggatccactttgtggacgctaatggttaactattagcgtccactttgatttgtatgctgatagttaattttttaaaaaaaatttttaagaccattagggtccactttgtggatgctaatggttaactatcagcgtccactttgagtggacattaatggttaactatcagcgtccactttgccTTCCGTTTACATCAGCTTTATGGTCAAaacattgtgacttttagggtcgacaaagtggatgctaaaagtgatcattagggttgactttaagtggacgctgataatcacacatttgatcattagggtcggacgaTTAGCGTCCacacctttagggtccaaaagtcgacgctgttgtcaacagcgtccactttaggacttttagtgTCCACTCGAAGTCGCCCCTAAaaacctaaattcttgtagtgataTTAGCAACCACTTAACATagctataaataataaatgtaaGTTCAAATATAAATGAGAAACCCAGCACATTAATAGTGCACATATAATGCGTATGCCTTATGGTGCCCTTCTATTGCTAAAAGATTGGGACCATTTATTAACCAATAATACCATTAAGGAAGAAAGTATTGCAACTCTGATTTAAGAACAATGTTTCAGATAGTAAATATTAGATTTAGAattataagagagagaaaattcgTGGTCAATCGGCATTGATGCAAAAGCTACACAAAGAGAGAACCACCATTATCCATCCATCTTCTCTCCCTgagtgtttgtgtttgtgtgcctgtgcgtgtgtgtgtgtgtgtgagagagagagagagagagggctaATAGTTCAGCTTCTTAGTTAAAATTCTGCACATTTAACTCCTAATGACCAAACAATTCACAAAACAACTTCTTACTCTACTCCTAACTAGCAAAGATTAACCATCTATGACTGGCTATTTAGTACTTTcaatgcatatattttttttataagattaatCTTACCTTTATCTTCAAGGTCTTTCCCCCCTAGGTAACCCTTCATTCGGAGAACTACCAAAATCAATGCAAGGAGCATACACGATGCAAGTACAATTCCAGCAATAGCACCAGCAGCAAGACCCTTTCTAGGGTCAAAGTCTACAATTACATGAAAAGTCAATAATAGAAAGGGTAGAGAGTCTAAATCACGAGAGAATTAAACTTACTTGGTGTCACTGCAATGGCAGATATAAGAGGCCCATAGACAGCTTTATTAGGAATGGCATTAGTTCCTTTCCCTGCCCTGTATAAATGAATCTCCAAAGTACTACCATTAACAAGAACATCGTATTCCCTATGGATGCCTATACCAACACCTCCAGCAGCCTCCACAATGTTGAAATCCTTCTCAACTAAATTCccctgggaaaaaaaaaaaatcaaataaaaaacttcaCAAGCTTAAACCAATAATTGTCATCCTTTCTCTTTTGAAGCCAAGCAAAGTTTTGAAAGGCATCATATTACAAGCTTTATCTTAATCATGAAAAGCCTCTATGAACTCACTTGAATTGAGACATCGAATATACGCTTTCCCAGGCTGCTAAATGTCTGGTCATCAGAATACATTATTTCAGCAAAATAAAGCTTTACTTTGTAACTTCCCTTTCGCAAGCAAAGGCCATAGTACTTAAGTGATTGATGGGAAAGTCGTGCCGTCTGGTAGAATTTTGGATAAGTCACATTCGGAGAAAATGTATTTTCTGTGATATAGGAAGCTTTATCGTTGCCCGTGTAAACCCCTGTACTGCTATAAGCCCATTTTtcagaagaagaaataaagtgTGACGCTCCAAGCTTGTTTATGTCCTATTCATATCCATTCCCTTCGAATTCCATTTTATCCCCTCCATAATTAACAAACAATGCATAATCTGCAGATGTAATAGTAATTTTATCATACCATATTCCATCATTATCTCAAATAGTTTGACTCATAAGCTGCTACAGTTTATAAAAGCACAACCTAATATGTGTCTACACTTACATTTTGGTTTTTGGGAACAGGGGAGGTCCTTCTTCAAACACCTACGACTTCTGGAAGTTAAAAATTTAGGTAAAAAgtcaaataatttttgtttttaatgcaGTTTCAACAAGCAAAATAAAGGTGTACTAAAAGCAAAGAGCTTACAGGGTTGCTCTCCGGAGATGAATAACcagtgaaaattctaaaacgactccaaacgacacctattcaaatgtctaggtgattcacaaatattaagcagaataagatctaacctaacaattaataatcaaccaaattcAGATACgtaatgaaaaacaagaacacagatatttggttacgaagaggaaaccatttagagaactctctaaatgtaaaacctctccggggcagccaaacacaggaaatcaatccactataagaagaataaggaatacaagaagaattacaaaacctttgcaatctactcttccttgtacacgacaagcgacccacttgacttctactgcagtagccctttccaaaacatctggcacaattcttctataagatttcctttcaccggaactccgattggcttcacgtatttaatctttactcacataaactagaacaatatctctctttaagctctctgtttttgctctcaaaatacgtacgtataataggcaaaacagattgtttaaatagaaaataaacaacaaatcGGCaaccatgtccggacacggataagttggtgtccggacatgcctagggttacatatgcgtaacctagtggtgtccggacatccaactcttgtgtccggacagcccatatAAAAAGGGCTAGCTAGAAATGGGGTCcagacccagcttctggcggtccggacaggcattctggaaatgttgtccagttttgatcaacagctcggatcgatgggcgtttgtgatccgattgagctgaaagtttgcagagacgttcataacacatgaatctacattatgaacggtggagattggattctgagcattctatatcattgtttgagcctatgaacagtagcttatgcattttgaaactgaattaagccaacacaagaactaacaaactccccctttggcaattcagtgacaaaaccaaaatgccgagttaatcccatcatctccccatatttactccccctttttgtcacaaaatgacaaaaggtattcatatttcctgaaacacttcacaaaatacatcaaggcatatgtggaacaggaatacagaaataaaactcgtgataaaaaaaaaaagacgtagAATAcaagatcatgaacacacatcaccaaaaaaaaactccccctcaacatatgactcaataatcaataagaagctaaaaaaaagaaaacatgctTCTctccctcaaaagtcaaatgaacacacatgatacacacatcaatgactcatgtattgcacaatgaatatctcaaacatgctccaaatatgcaaaatatacatgagactagaaattgcaagaaactcatattgcttaacccaagtaaagaaaaatgttccattcaacccatgcttgtgtggtgtgtgtgtaagccatccaaagagaaaagttttcaacttacaaaatgaggagaaagtttcaccaccatgaggttttgacaagtatatcaaatcaaaagtcaaattttatcatactagggcctagccactctcatcctatacatttctctttgtaatacattttgcacaagtttgacacagtgaaataaattctttttggaatatgatctttttattttatttgtttcactatcttgtttatttttctctttgagaaagtgtccttaaacttttggtgcttatcacaaaagagaaagcatgaatttttaagccctaggttcaactagcatatggtcaatttgaaaatatgactagtcaaaaacctcatatggttatataacagacctcacaaataaagtgaaacaaaacctcaatttaagcttaaatgtgcacaagagataaagcataggcaaaatgtaccataTAAGCTCAGGCATTAGGTAACCACAAA
This window of the Corylus avellana chromosome ca5, CavTom2PMs-1.0 genome carries:
- the LOC132181853 gene encoding probable LRR receptor-like serine/threonine-protein kinase At1g53440, which encodes MPLPIGGGGGIGGVPPKDMGLGPFAVGGGGGNEAGIGGGALGGFPRGAPDGLPCVGGSGGDGPWGGGGKGLGGTPGATMPLAAGAYVLEEQGILLELVDPKLGSSYSSEEALRMLNLALLCTNPSPTLRPSMSSVVSMIEGKIAVQAPIIKCSETNPDAMFKAFGKLSQDSQTQFSTISQDSPMQREISMTGPWIDSSISVYSKDETRDHSSLSKLLQDLYDVNIE
- the LOC132181854 gene encoding probable LRR receptor-like serine/threonine-protein kinase At1g53430, with protein sequence MYSDDQTFSSLGKRIFDVSIQGNLVEKDFNIVEAAGGVGIGIHREYDVLVNGSTLEIHLYRAGKGTNAIPNKAVYGPLISAIAVTPNFDPRKGLAAGAIAGIVLASCMLLALILVVLRMKGYLGGKDLEDKELQYFLP